A single region of the Leptothrix cholodnii SP-6 genome encodes:
- a CDS encoding ABC transporter permease encodes MKALDTWERVLIALIVAVYFCFGIGIEGFFSPYALADSTYNFSEKALIALAMALLVVSGEIDLSIAATMALASLAMGFAMQAGAGLPVMLLVAIAVGALCGAFNGWLVTRWKLPSIVVTIGTLSLYRGLAQVVLGDQAITGYPETLSNWGNGSVGDLIGVPWLIVPIEFAVLLVMALAVGLLLHRTIHGRRIYAIGANPIASRFSGIAVDRYRLGLFIFAGVMAALAAILLTGRIGSTRPNLAMGWELDAVTIVILGGVAIEGGRGSIVGVLLAAVLLGSFTFALGMLNVSGIVMSMIVGALLIVAMVLPRWLRLLRRPSAAALKPA; translated from the coding sequence ATGAAAGCGCTCGACACCTGGGAGCGCGTGCTGATCGCGCTGATCGTGGCGGTCTACTTCTGCTTCGGCATCGGCATCGAGGGCTTCTTCTCGCCCTACGCGCTGGCCGACAGCACCTACAACTTCTCCGAGAAGGCGCTGATCGCACTCGCCATGGCGCTGCTGGTGGTCTCCGGCGAGATCGACCTGTCGATCGCCGCGACCATGGCGCTGGCGTCGCTGGCGATGGGTTTTGCGATGCAGGCCGGCGCCGGCCTGCCGGTGATGCTGCTGGTGGCGATCGCGGTCGGTGCGCTGTGCGGCGCCTTCAACGGCTGGCTGGTCACGCGCTGGAAGCTGCCGTCGATCGTGGTCACCATCGGCACGCTGTCGCTCTATCGCGGCCTGGCGCAGGTGGTGCTGGGCGACCAGGCGATCACCGGCTATCCCGAGACGCTCAGCAACTGGGGCAACGGCAGCGTCGGTGACCTGATCGGTGTGCCGTGGCTGATCGTGCCGATCGAGTTCGCGGTGCTGCTGGTGATGGCGCTGGCCGTGGGCCTGCTGCTGCACCGCACGATCCACGGCCGGCGCATCTATGCGATCGGCGCCAACCCGATCGCCTCGCGCTTCTCGGGCATCGCGGTCGATCGCTATCGGCTCGGGCTGTTCATCTTTGCCGGAGTGATGGCGGCCCTCGCCGCGATCCTGCTGACCGGGCGCATCGGCAGCACGCGACCCAATCTGGCGATGGGCTGGGAGCTCGACGCGGTGACGATCGTGATCCTCGGCGGCGTCGCCATCGAGGGCGGGCGCGGCAGCATCGTCGGCGTGCTGCTGGCGGCCGTGCTGCTGGGCAGCTTCACGTTCGCGCTCGGCATGTTGAACGTCTCGGGCATCGTGATGTCGATGATCGTCGGCGCGCTGCTGATCGTGGCGATGGTGCTGCCACGCTGGCTGCGGCTGCTGCGCCGCCCGAGTGCGGCGGCGCTCAAGCCGGCCTGA
- a CDS encoding FGGY-family carbohydrate kinase gives MQDKDACTLVLDIGKSNAKLVLIDAAGEVIARAQRANESVAPGESRWQGEALPYRALGVDALQAWLLQAIPELPQRERIARISVTTHGAAFCALGEDGLLIAPIDYEWDGYGDERAAFEAESDPFTHTGSPHLPQGLNAGLQLHWLQRQLPDAWWQIRCWLPYPQYWAWWFSGVAASEVSSLGCHTGLWSPQRGGFSDWAQRRGIATLFAPVRPAWDVLGPLRPALARSLGLAETVEVHCGSHDSNACLARYLCHSPDATVLSTGTWTIAMAAGAPADMLDAGRDQLVNVAVDGAPVPTARFMGGREFAALCAGADPALATAEALQQVLDEGWLAQPGFAASGGPFVGREGLITRHGEVCTAGPLAVPAPLRPALAALYCAEVSAHLLQQIGAPAATAAPVVLEGPMAHDEAFCVALAALLAPGGVSLALDPLEGTARGAWLLARWPQASRWQGRTAGLPAPEAGLIDRIAAHARAACGDAVK, from the coding sequence ATGCAAGACAAGGACGCCTGCACGCTGGTGCTCGACATCGGCAAGAGCAACGCCAAGCTGGTGCTGATCGATGCCGCGGGCGAGGTGATCGCCCGCGCCCAGCGCGCCAACGAATCGGTCGCGCCGGGCGAGTCTCGCTGGCAGGGCGAGGCGTTGCCGTATCGCGCACTCGGCGTGGATGCGCTGCAGGCGTGGCTGCTGCAGGCCATCCCCGAGTTGCCGCAGCGCGAGCGCATCGCGCGCATCTCCGTCACCACCCACGGCGCGGCGTTCTGCGCGCTGGGTGAGGATGGCCTGCTGATCGCGCCGATCGATTACGAGTGGGATGGTTACGGCGACGAGCGCGCCGCGTTCGAGGCCGAGTCCGACCCGTTCACCCACACCGGCTCGCCGCACCTGCCGCAAGGCCTCAACGCCGGTCTGCAACTGCACTGGCTGCAGCGCCAGTTGCCGGATGCGTGGTGGCAGATCCGCTGCTGGTTGCCGTATCCGCAGTACTGGGCCTGGTGGTTCAGCGGCGTGGCGGCCAGCGAGGTGTCGTCGCTCGGTTGCCACACGGGGCTGTGGTCGCCGCAGCGTGGTGGCTTCAGCGACTGGGCACAGCGCCGTGGCATCGCCACGCTGTTCGCGCCCGTTCGCCCGGCGTGGGATGTGCTCGGACCACTGCGGCCGGCGCTGGCTCGATCGCTCGGGCTGGCGGAGACGGTCGAGGTGCATTGCGGCTCGCACGACAGCAACGCCTGCCTGGCGCGCTACCTGTGCCACAGCCCGGACGCCACGGTGCTGTCGACCGGCACCTGGACCATCGCGATGGCCGCCGGGGCGCCAGCCGACATGCTCGACGCCGGCCGTGACCAGCTCGTCAACGTGGCGGTCGACGGCGCGCCGGTGCCGACGGCGCGTTTCATGGGCGGGCGCGAGTTCGCGGCGTTGTGCGCCGGAGCGGACCCCGCGCTGGCCACTGCCGAGGCCTTGCAGCAGGTGCTGGACGAAGGTTGGCTGGCGCAGCCGGGCTTTGCCGCGTCGGGCGGGCCGTTCGTCGGGCGCGAGGGTTTGATCACGCGACATGGCGAGGTCTGCACGGCCGGCCCACTGGCGGTGCCTGCCCCCTTGCGGCCGGCGCTGGCCGCGCTGTATTGCGCCGAGGTGTCGGCACACCTGCTGCAGCAGATCGGCGCGCCGGCTGCGACCGCTGCCCCGGTCGTGCTGGAAGGCCCGATGGCACATGACGAGGCCTTCTGCGTCGCGCTGGCCGCCTTGCTGGCGCCGGGCGGCGTGAGCCTGGCGCTCGATCCGCTCGAAGGCACGGCGCGTGGCGCGTGGCTGCTGGCGCGCTGGCCGCAGGCCTCGCGCTGGCAGGGCCGGACGGCTGGGTTGCCGGCACCCGAGGCCGGCCTGATCGATCGGATCGCGGCCCATGCGCGGGCGGCGTGTGGTGACGCGGTGAAGTGA
- the rhaM gene encoding L-rhamnose mutarotase: MTTEKIAFRMFLNPGCEAEYQLRHDRIWPELVALLKNSGVSDYSIFLDEPRGVLFAVLSRSPGHTMQTLPQHPVMQRWWQHMKDIMRCNPDGSPVAEPLPCLFHLD; the protein is encoded by the coding sequence ATGACGACCGAAAAGATCGCCTTCCGCATGTTCCTCAACCCCGGCTGCGAGGCCGAGTACCAGCTGCGCCACGACCGCATCTGGCCCGAACTGGTGGCGCTGTTGAAGAACAGCGGCGTCAGCGACTACAGCATCTTTCTCGACGAGCCGCGCGGCGTGCTGTTCGCCGTGCTGAGCCGCAGCCCCGGTCACACGATGCAGACGCTGCCGCAGCACCCGGTGATGCAGCGCTGGTGGCAGCACATGAAGGACATCATGCGTTGCAACCCCGACGGCTCGCCGGTGGCCGAGCCGCTGCCGTGTCTGTTCCATCTCGACTGA
- the thiM gene encoding hydroxyethylthiazole kinase — MSLAAPLTAADLWADVLAVRAQSPLVHSITNFVVMNFNANVLLALGAAPVMAHAHDEVADMAGIAQALVLNIGTLEPAWVESMHKARRAARARGIPVVLDPVGAGATAYRNRALSGLLAAGAPTVIRGNGSEVLSVAGLGAPTRGVDSTLSSNDAVAAAQTLSRRIGSVVCVSGADDHVVDALGRWATLSNGHPWMTRITGVGCSATAMIGAFAAVQPDAWRATTAAMAYLGVVGEWAAEQVIAAGNGVGSLQVKLLDGLQLLDDATFRARLKMTVHG; from the coding sequence ATGTCCCTCGCCGCCCCCCTGACCGCCGCCGACCTCTGGGCCGACGTGCTTGCCGTGCGCGCCCAGTCGCCGCTGGTGCACAGCATCACCAATTTCGTGGTGATGAACTTCAACGCCAACGTGCTGCTGGCGCTGGGCGCAGCGCCGGTGATGGCGCATGCGCATGACGAGGTGGCCGACATGGCCGGCATCGCGCAGGCGCTGGTGCTCAACATCGGCACGCTCGAGCCGGCGTGGGTCGAGTCGATGCACAAGGCGCGGCGTGCCGCGCGTGCGCGCGGCATCCCGGTCGTGCTCGACCCGGTCGGCGCCGGCGCCACCGCCTATCGCAACCGCGCCCTGTCGGGCCTGCTCGCGGCCGGCGCGCCCACCGTGATCCGCGGCAACGGCTCCGAGGTGCTGAGCGTGGCCGGGCTGGGCGCGCCCACGCGGGGAGTCGACAGCACCCTGTCGTCCAACGATGCGGTGGCGGCCGCGCAGACGCTGTCGCGCCGCATCGGCTCGGTGGTCTGCGTCAGCGGTGCCGACGACCACGTGGTCGATGCACTGGGGCGCTGGGCGACGCTGTCCAACGGCCACCCGTGGATGACGCGCATCACCGGCGTGGGCTGCTCGGCCACCGCGATGATCGGCGCATTCGCGGCCGTGCAGCCCGACGCCTGGCGCGCCACCACCGCGGCGATGGCCTACCTCGGCGTGGTCGGTGAATGGGCCGCCGAACAGGTGATCGCGGCGGGCAATGGTGTCGGCTCGCTGCAGGTCAAGCTGCTCGACGGCCTGCAGCTGCTCGACGATGCCACCTTCCGCGCCCGCCTGAAGATGACCGTGCATGGCTGA